agcaaaatcCTATCCAATTCCCCAAGCTCTTACCATTATTACCAGGAAAGACACTCAACAATTTGTTTGTAATTAAACGCTTTCCTTCAGCCTTTGGGAGGGGGGGTTCCTTTAGACTTGGAACAAATGGAGCACAGGAGTGGTGACACCTCCCCCTGCCCACCATCATTAAGGGAACCTCATGTTTAGCCTTCACACTCATTAGCAATTGATAAAAACTGAATTTGAACTAGCCACTGGCACAAATGATTTTGGCGAGGGAGACtatgtatttttttggggggatctATTGAAATCCCTAGACTTCATACAATTCCAAACAAAGCCCCACATGACTTCAATTACCACCAAACATTTCCAGTTTCCCTCCCCCAACATAAACTAACATATACAAACATTTTGAAGCAGGGGTTCCAAATACTTTCTCCCTTGTCCCAAAGTCAGCCAACAAAAGATGATAAGGTACCTTTCTTCCCATAACCATTtagctaaaaaaaacaaaacctagatCTTGGGCTCAAAGCCCActtctctgccccacccccaatTAACTAGGTGAGGgagacagggaaggaggagggaggtgtGGTTTGGTTAAACTAATAAAATGTTACAACCCTGTTAAATACAATTAAAGGGCTAGATCTCTTGAAGATAATTAAATGCactttattattatgattattagcTTTTAATTTGCACTATTATCAAGACACATGAGATGGCAAAAAAATGAGTTACGTGGCATAATTGTCTTCAAATCAATCCTTTggaattaaaattctaaaatattccaAATAGTTGAGGAAATTGATGTGTGTTGGAAACTGGAATTCTCATACCAGCAGTCAAAGATATTTTATACATCACTTCTCAGGCAGCTAACTTAAGAAAAGTCTTGACTTTTATTTGGGAGGGGGTAGGAGGAAGATAAGAAACATCTGTTATAAACATTCTATCAATCTTGTGATATAGAATGTCCAGTAAACACTCAACCCCACCCCCACAGCCACAAAGAGCCTGCCCACAGCCTTCTAAAGCAAAGataccccctttttttttcttttttttggacaagttttaaaagaaaccagtcttttgtcaaaaagaaaactaggaaTCCCATCCCATCAGTCCACCCGTTCCCTCCCCCCAACCCAACccatttttattgctttgtggaaataaaaaagagaaaaatagctcccaacaacaaaacaaaacaaacaaaaaaaccacatacATAAACCAACCTGCAGTCTGCTAACCTGAATACCAGTTTTTTGGTTGGGGGCCAGCAGACCACCAGGAAATAAGGGGAAGGCTGCAAAATCTCAAAACCCCAGAATTTGCAAATAAATGTTCAAAGGCTCATGGTACCTCTAAAAATTCAGGCAGAGGATCAGAACTCGAAgtggtttgtgtatgtgtgtgtgtgtgtgtgtgtgtgtgtgtagtgggggGACGGTTAAAACAGTCCACAAAGCATATTCTGCCTATTTTGGACGCTTAGGGTAGCGAGTGGAAACGAAGAAAAGTCAAAGACAGAAAGATCTTCCTGCCTGCAGGGGAGTGGGCCAGGGCGGTGGAGGCCATACCTCCCCAGATCCCCGCCCTCTCCCCCACACCATCCtcgggtttttttttgttttttttttccacgtCTTCATCTCGGCTGGGAAGTTTCCAAATATCTAGTGAAGGAGTCAGGACAaatgaagagggaaagaaaagaaggaaaaataaaacgaAATAAAGACGAATCCaaatcttttcaaaaataatcCAACAGCTTCCACAGGCCCAGCGTCAGCGAGGAGGCTCGCAAATTTGGCTTTTATAGAAGTTGAATGGAACTAACTCCCAACTTCTCACAGCCAACAAAAACAGCGCTCAGGCTAGGTGCCTCTCCCAGCAGGCCCAGCCCTGCCAAATCACCAAAAATTTTGAACCAGAGTACATACCGGGCGGCTTTAAAAGGGCACTTAAGAAAGGAGAGACCTCCCCCAGGTTCCCACCCCAATCTTCAGCCTTGGCGCCggctccattcttttttttttttcttctccttttttttcttttaaatagaaaatatataattaatttacaAAGACTATTTACAGTTTTAATTACAAACCTGGTGGGGGTGTTGGGCAGAGTTCTCTTTAAAAAGCGACCTAGAAAAGAAATGGTTTCGattgttctttatttaaaaaaaataaaataggagtcCGTAGGGAGCCCTCCCCCCGCCTCGCTGCAGAAGGAAAGCACAGTGCCATCCCATCCCGGAGGTGCAGGGTAGCCGCGCGCCCTCGCTCACACGGTGGTTTCGCCATGTCGGCTGTTGGTGAGACGCGTGTAGAACTTCCTCCACGAATGTAGAGTCTTGCCAGACCAGATCCAGAAGCCCGACGTGATGCCCACGATGAGCGTCATGAGGTATTTAATCATGTAGACCGTGAAGTCGGGTGACATGCGCGGCGTGTAGTGCGCCGGGCACGGGATGGCCAAGCTCTTGCAGTGCTGGCTCACCCACGAGCGCTCCCAGTGCTCGCGGAAGGCCTGCTCGTAGAAGTAGCAGGCTATGACGATGGTGGCTGGCACCGTGTAGAGCACAGAGAAGACGCCGATGCGCACCATGAGCCGCTCCAGCTTCTCCGTCTTGGTGCCATCGTGCTTCATGATGGTGCGGATGCGGAAGAGCGACACGAAGCCGGCCAGGAGGAAGGATGTGCCAATGAACAGGTACACGAAGAGCGGTGCCAGCACGAAGCCCCGCAGCGGGTCCAAGCTATTGAGGCCCACGAAACACACGCCGCTCAGCAGGTCGCCGTCGATCTGGCCCATAGCCAAGATGGTGATGGTCTTGACGGCCGGCACGGCCCAGGCCGCCAGGTGGAAGTACTGCGAGTTGGCTTCTATGGCCTCGTGGCCCCACTTCATGCCCGCTGCCAGGAACCAGGTAAGCGACAGGATGACCCACCAGATGGAGCTGGCCATACTGAAGAAATAAAGCATCATGAAGAGGATGGTGCAGCCCTCCTTCTTAGTGCCCTGCACCACCGTGCGGTAACCGTCTTCAGAGAAGCGCTCGTTGCATACCACACGCTCCTGGAGGACGAAGCCTGCGATATAGGCCACCGACACCATAGTGTAGCAGCCCGACAGAAAAATGATAGGGCGCTCTGGATAGCGGAAGCGCTGCATGTCCACCAGGTAAGTGGTGACAGTAAAGAAGGTGGAGGCACAACACAGCACCGACCAAGTGAGGATCCAGAGGCGTGCGAAACGCGTCTCCTCTTGCGAGAAGAACATGGAGCCGTCGGGCCGCGCGGGTTCGCAGGGAGCAGCACAATCGCGCTCACCCAGAAACTTGTAGCTGAGATAAGACGGCACCTTGAGCACACGCGGGCAGTGGAAAGGGTGCTCCAGCGTGGCGTAGCGCGGGGGCGCGCCGCCTCCGCCGGGGCCTCCCGGGGTGCCACCAGCGCCAGGCTGCAGACCCGGCGGCGGCGCGGTGGTGAGCAACGCTGGCGCTCCGTCTTCGGAATGGTTTTGGCCCACGCAGATCTGCTCCGCGCCATGGCGCGGGAAGTGCTCGCAGCGCAGACGCTCGGGCCACTGGAAACCGAACTTGTTCATGAGCGCCTCGCAGCCCTGACGCGCGCGCTCGCAGATAGAACGGCACGGCGGAATGGCCTGCTCCAGTACTGTGCACACGGGTGCGTACATAGAGCATAGAAAGAAGCGCAGCTCGGGAGAGCACTGCACCTTCACCAATGGATAGAACTGGTGCACCTCCAGGCCTGCGTCCTCCTGGTTCGTATGGCCCAGAAGGTTGGGCATGATGGTCTGGTTGTAGGCGATGTCCGTGCACAGCGGGATGGAGATGGGCTGGCAGAAGCCGTGGTCCGGGATGGAGATGCCCTTCTCCCCGTGGAACTGGGCAGGCCCGGCGGCGGGAAGgagcagcagcggcagcagcaggCTGGGCAGGGCGCTGCGGGGCCGCATGCTGGCCGCCGCCCCCCACCCAGCTCCTGGgcgcccccccgcccccgcccccaacCCCGAGATCGCGCGCCTTTCCAGCTGCCGCCTAGCTGCGGCCGCCGCCTCCCGCGCCTCTTTGCAAACTTTGCTCGCGGTCGCAGAGTTGGGGAGGccgggcgggggagggggcggcgCGCCTGCCCGCTAGCTCGCCGCGGTCGGACTGAGCCGCTGGAGACACGGTGCGCCGctgccctctctcctcctcttcctcctcctctcgcCTCTCAgttccccctctcccctcccttctccacgCAGCGACTCCTTTGTGCCTCCTCCAGTCCTCACCTCGGCCTCTCCGATCCCAATTAGTCGGTTTCAAGGGGGCCCCCGCTGGCGGCCCCGCCCTCTCTTcagccccccaaaaaagggaTACTTGAAACCGCCCCGTCGAGTTCTAAGCACCATCCCAAAATGTGCTCTCCGCCAATCAGATTTAAACCCAAGGACCAGCCCCGAGGGCTGGATTGGTCCACCACAACATAATGAGATCAGAAACCAGATGCCAACAAAACTTACCCcccctctttttgctttttaaagagaCAAGCTATTATTACATTAAGGGCTATTTGCCCAGCCCGGGATTTCTCCGGAGTCGCCGCGGCCAGATCCGGAGAAACACATTCCCCAGAGCTGCTAGACTCCAGCGTCTCAAAGCTGGATTACTCAGCTTGCTGGGAGCCCAGGCACTTTGCTGGGAGCCCAGGCACTCTGCTGGGTAGGGGTTCTTTAAATCCTTGCCTCCGCCTCCCGCTTCTCAAATCCACCTATTTCAGTCCGATTTTTCTAATCAAATGAAAATTCTCAAGTTGAAAAACTTCTattaaggacattttttttttgaaacttggggtcgaacccagggctttgcgaatgcaaggcagacgctttgccactgagctacatcccagctctattaAGGACTTCTAACAATTTACAAAGACTTCTCTCAGATTTCTCATGGAGTCCGGGCAAAAGTTTCACTTCACCCTACTCGCAGACCATAAGAGTGCGCCTCGCCCCTCCCCCTACACACACCCTTAAATAACCCTCTGAAAAaatgagagcctgtctctttAAGAGGCTCTTAAAGGGGCCCGGACTCCAGGGCGTAATTGCCCCGCAGCGAGCACAAAGGAGCCCATTATGGTTCTTTGTGTTCGGTGGCACCTCAAAGTGAGAAAACTCAAGAACTCCGAGGCCGGGAGCTAGAGGGTTGGGGGTTGGGGAGCCCGAGGTGAAGGAGAATGGCCGGGAGCTAGCAGCTTCAATCTCCCCCTTCTTCCGAGGCAAATCTtaattatgctaagtaaagtttAGTTGCCATAAGGAGAAGGTCTTAATCGAAAGTTaatggttgggggtgggggatgatGGGCAGTTTTGAGTGAAGAAACGACTCTCTTAGGTCTGGCGAACGTTTGGGGgaattttccttctccctccccacctctgctCCGCCTCCGAAAAGCTTCCAGAGTTCGTCTCCAGAGAGAAAGGGGAGTTTTACCCGAACCTTAAGTGATTCCGCAACAGAAAGGGGTGGCGTGTGTCACTAGGGAGGAGGCTGGAGGCCgggggttgggggctggggaggattattccctcctccctctcaccTGGTTGGGGGGTGGGAGGTGGCCAGGAGGCTAGCTTCTAGTTTGCATTGCTCCCCACTTCTAGGATTTTAAGTTTGAGAGGAAAGTCTGGGGCCGAGAGGGGAATTTGCATATAAATCTCTTGGGTCTAGTACTGAATGATGGATCAATTATTTCTGTTGTCTGtcggaaggaaagggaagggggaatttaaaagaagaaagaaaattgagttTAGAAAGCCCCTTTGCTTCTTAGTATGGGCCAAATCCTCCCAGCCTGGAAAGCTGTTTCCTGTTCCAATCTAGAAAAagattgcttaaaaaaaaaaaaaagaaaaaaagaaagaaaagaagagaggggtggggagaagaaaagaaaactataaggagatggatggataaaaagaGAGCTGGATTTCacagaatatattattttttcttcatcaatATAAAGATTTTAAGGTTCTTTACAACCTGAAAATACCTCTTATTGTATGCTGaagaagattatttttttcctcctctagagTGTTTTCCTCCAAAATTAAAGGCATAGGACTTTTCACTGTGCATTTCACCCGCTCATCCTGTCATTCTGTGCTCTACAGCAGTCTGGAGATGGAAAAGTTGGAATTTCTTTGCTCCACAGAGCCCAGTCCAAGCCTGGGTTGCTGATTCTTCAGACCTCCCTGTCTAGTTTGCTTCACTGCATCTTTACAGCTGGTACCATGCCTTGGAGCTGAGCCCTGGAAACAAAAATGATTAAGACAGGCTCCTTCACCCCACTCACTAAGCTCACAGTTTGatatgaaattgaaaacaagCCTCCAATGTGAGCTCAGCATCTCCAATTTCCTACCATGACAAACTGGTTTTCCTGCCATAGGGCCAGGCCTAAGTGACAGTTTTCATTTCCCTGACCACCTCAGGCAGAGGGAGAGCTGGAGctggaaaatggaaatcaaggactttcttttcttttctttctttttttttttttttttcccctttctggtactggggattaaactggACTACATCCCCAatctgttttatgtatttattttttaaattttgagacagggtctccctaacttgctgaggctgccctctaACTGGAGATCCTCCTATTTAGGCCTTCCAAGcagctggtattataggtgtgcacacCCAGCCCAGCAAGGACTTTCACTCAGTGGATCTTACATTTCTCAGCTCATTCTCCCACTCCCCCTCTtgggtgctggagatcaaatccagggtctccaGCCTGCTAAGcagatctaccactgagctacagcctgagccctcaacactttttttttcaagataaatgggattgaactaaggagtgttttactactgaaccacacccccagaccttttttaaaaaatattttattattattaatttttagttgtagatggacacaatacctttattttatttatttatttggtgctaaggatagaacccagggcctcacatgtgctagacaagcgttctaccactgagccacaaccccagaccttattttttattttgagacaggatctctctaaattgctgaggctggccttgaatttgtgatcctcttgcctcagccttagGAGTCAGTAGGATTTGTGAgctactgaagccagatttaaaattaagtagtcagtgtagttaggtaaatcgggtctaataccgagtaaaatctaaaatggaggccatgctgacaaTGATTCCAGAAACGCAGGACAGCTCATGGAATGTTACTGAAGTCCcagaaaggccctaggccaaagtccaccccaaagaaatgttaatggggGCACGCTCACCTGTCATgcttgtggcccaggttcgatcctcagcaccacatacaaacaaagatgttgtgtccgccgaaaactaaaaaaataaatattaaaattctctctctctctctttaaaaaaaaaagaaagaaagaaagaaagaaatgttaatggaacccaggaaacagcccccaacagatttggagataagcccatcccaaagaagtaaTAAGCCCATCCCCAaaaaagtgataatgaagtccttcctgcccagattatttgtttggcccacctgtgtcccaacccttcccccttacattccatcaccaaaactataaaaaggggaacacatttgcCCTTcaacggattccacctcttgggtccccttcttcctccgggagaagtcttttctgctgtcctttaataaacttctaatttctac
This window of the Ictidomys tridecemlineatus isolate mIctTri1 chromosome 3, mIctTri1.hap1, whole genome shotgun sequence genome carries:
- the Fzd2 gene encoding frizzled-2, with amino-acid sequence MRPRSALPSLLLPLLLLPAAGPAQFHGEKGISIPDHGFCQPISIPLCTDIAYNQTIMPNLLGHTNQEDAGLEVHQFYPLVKVQCSPELRFFLCSMYAPVCTVLEQAIPPCRSICERARQGCEALMNKFGFQWPERLRCEHFPRHGAEQICVGQNHSEDGAPALLTTAPPPGLQPGAGGTPGGPGGGGAPPRYATLEHPFHCPRVLKVPSYLSYKFLGERDCAAPCEPARPDGSMFFSQEETRFARLWILTWSVLCCASTFFTVTTYLVDMQRFRYPERPIIFLSGCYTMVSVAYIAGFVLQERVVCNERFSEDGYRTVVQGTKKEGCTILFMMLYFFSMASSIWWVILSLTWFLAAGMKWGHEAIEANSQYFHLAAWAVPAVKTITILAMGQIDGDLLSGVCFVGLNSLDPLRGFVLAPLFVYLFIGTSFLLAGFVSLFRIRTIMKHDGTKTEKLERLMVRIGVFSVLYTVPATIVIACYFYEQAFREHWERSWVSQHCKSLAIPCPAHYTPRMSPDFTVYMIKYLMTLIVGITSGFWIWSGKTLHSWRKFYTRLTNSRHGETTV